A region from the Geobacillus vulcani PSS1 genome encodes:
- a CDS encoding DEAD/DEAH box helicase, which yields MYILPSSVASPLVSWLNGQRLPREQLPFPDEEIAAAVQTGLLHEQPGLIKTARAWRCVRCGNDAPHLFAAFPCARCGSDCTYCRKCLVMGRISTCTRLVHAALPLPSSRYEAPLAWNGELSAAQAEAAQAVRQAVLDRSELIVWAVCGAGKTEILFPAIAAALENGERVCLATPRTDVVRELAPRFRQAFPRVPLAVWHGGSEERGRIASLVLSTTHQLLRAYRVFDVMIVDEVDAFPYSAEPMLEYAVSQARKEQSSLIYLTATPSRAWQLDIRRGRRNAAVIPARYHGRPLPVPAFEWCGNWRKRLERGRLPQNVLAWVLRRLEQGKQAFLFVPHIDELEAVTRLLQRVNPYIVGVHAEAPDRAEHVQAFRDGLVPLLVTTTILERGVTVPNIDVAVLGAEDRIFTESALVQIAGRVGRHAAFPDGDVRFFHHRKTNAMVRARRHILRMNEEAKKRGLLRR from the coding sequence TTGTACATTCTCCCATCTTCCGTTGCTTCGCCGCTCGTTTCCTGGCTGAACGGCCAGCGTCTCCCGCGGGAGCAGCTGCCGTTTCCCGATGAAGAAATCGCCGCCGCTGTCCAGACGGGTTTGCTTCACGAACAGCCCGGGCTCATCAAAACAGCGCGCGCCTGGCGCTGCGTCCGTTGCGGAAATGACGCTCCCCATCTTTTTGCCGCGTTTCCGTGCGCCCGCTGCGGATCGGATTGCACGTATTGCCGCAAGTGCTTGGTGATGGGGCGCATCAGCACTTGCACCCGCCTTGTTCATGCGGCCTTGCCTCTTCCTTCCAGCCGTTATGAAGCGCCGCTCGCTTGGAACGGGGAATTGTCCGCCGCCCAAGCGGAGGCCGCGCAGGCTGTCCGCCAGGCGGTGCTTGACCGAAGCGAGCTGATCGTTTGGGCGGTATGCGGGGCGGGAAAGACGGAGATTCTCTTTCCCGCTATCGCTGCGGCGCTTGAGAACGGCGAACGCGTTTGCCTCGCCACGCCGCGGACCGATGTTGTCCGCGAACTGGCTCCCCGCTTTCGCCAAGCGTTCCCGCGCGTTCCGCTCGCCGTTTGGCATGGAGGAAGCGAAGAGCGCGGACGGATCGCTTCCTTGGTCCTCTCAACCACCCACCAGTTGCTTCGGGCTTACCGCGTCTTTGACGTCATGATCGTGGATGAAGTCGATGCCTTTCCATATTCTGCTGAGCCGATGCTCGAATACGCCGTCAGTCAAGCGCGGAAAGAACAGTCGAGCCTCATTTATCTGACCGCCACCCCATCGCGTGCTTGGCAGCTTGACATTCGGCGCGGGAGGCGGAATGCCGCCGTCATCCCCGCCCGCTACCACGGCCGTCCGCTTCCCGTCCCCGCGTTCGAATGGTGCGGCAATTGGCGCAAGCGGTTAGAGCGCGGCCGCTTGCCCCAAAACGTCCTTGCGTGGGTGCTCCGTCGTTTGGAGCAGGGAAAACAAGCGTTTTTGTTTGTTCCTCATATCGATGAGCTTGAAGCTGTCACCCGCCTCTTGCAGCGCGTCAATCCCTACATCGTCGGCGTTCATGCCGAAGCCCCAGACAGAGCCGAGCACGTTCAGGCATTTCGCGATGGACTCGTGCCGCTGTTGGTGACAACGACGATCCTTGAACGGGGAGTGACGGTGCCGAACATCGATGTTGCCGTTCTCGGCGCCGAAGACCGCATCTTCACGGAAAGCGCCCTCGTGCAAATCGCCGGCCGCGTGGGCCGTCACGCC